A portion of the Natronococcus sp. AD-5 genome contains these proteins:
- a CDS encoding helix-turn-helix transcriptional regulator — MNTHPPEPVPITHVPSTSGSISTVSVPVSDDAVLSTVLQLSWNPHFAAVVGIVALVLLGGVLVVRNRLAENSSIASDSDPQRHEDFMTDREKVRQLLDENDGRMKQSKIVDSVDWSKAKVSRLLAELEEDEQITKLRLGRENLVCLPGHEPTASKSPEQPKNE; from the coding sequence ATGAACACCCATCCCCCTGAACCCGTCCCCATTACGCACGTCCCGTCGACCAGTGGGTCAATTAGCACGGTATCCGTGCCCGTTTCAGACGACGCCGTGCTCTCGACGGTTCTTCAACTTTCCTGGAATCCGCACTTCGCAGCCGTCGTCGGCATCGTGGCGCTCGTGTTACTCGGCGGGGTCCTCGTCGTCCGAAATCGACTCGCGGAGAACAGTTCTATCGCGAGCGATTCCGACCCCCAGCGACACGAGGACTTCATGACGGATCGGGAGAAGGTCCGCCAACTCCTCGACGAAAACGACGGGCGGATGAAGCAATCGAAGATCGTCGACTCCGTCGATTGGTCGAAAGCGAAAGTCAGCCGCCTCCTCGCGGAACTCGAGGAGGACGAACAGATCACGAAGTTGCGTCTCGGGCGGGAGAACCTGGTCTGTTTACCGGGACACGAACCGACGGCGTCGAAGTCCCCCGAACAGCCGAAAAACGAGTAG